The Geomonas ferrireducens DNA segment TCCCGAGCGACACGAACCCGGCGCTCAACGCTAACCTCGGGACCGACCTCTCCACGAGCCACCCGGTCTCCATGACCTACGGGCTCTCCGGCGAGCTGAACGACAAGGGGACGCTCGCCAACAAGGGGATCAGCCTCTCCGAGGACACCTACGTCGAGTGCACCTCGTGCCACGACCCGCACAACAACCAGTACGGCAACTTCCTCGTGCGCGACACCTCCACCGAACACGACCTTCTCTGCCGCGACTGCCACAACAAGACCGACTGGGCGAACGCCGACAACACGCACCGCACCGGCGGGGCGCGCTACGGCAGCTCGATATCCACCCAGGTCGGCGCCGACGGTTGCCGCAACTGCCATCGCCCCCACTCCGCCGAGCGGGGTGTACATCTTCTCAAGCAACCGGCCCCCCTTTCCGGCGAGGAGAGCAACTGCCTCGGGAGCTGCCACTCCGGGTCATCATACAACACGGTGACCGGCATCGACATCGCCACCCAGATCTCGCGCACCTACAGCCATAAGATCCAGCTCTACTCCGGTATCCACAAGGAAGACGAGACGCTGCCGGTGTCGTCCGACAAAAAACACGTGCAGTGCGTCGACTGCCACAACCCGCACCGTTCAGGCTACCAGGGCTCCCCCCTGGGCGACCCGAACCCCGCGGTCACCCCCGCCTCCACCGCGCCGTACGTGAACGGCCCCCTGCGCGGGGTACGCGGCGTCGACGTGAACGGCAACGCGCTCGGTGGGGACGGTTCCGCCCGCTACGAGTACGAGGTCTGCTTCCGCTGCCACCTGGGCGCCTCCGCCTCCTCCTTCAAGACCGCGAGCCTGAGCCGTCCCGTGCGTGCCTTCTCCACCTACGACGAGGGTAAGCGCTTCGCCACGGGGAACCCGTCGTACCATCCGGTCGCCTACGACACGGTGGGTAGAACCGGCAGGAGCCTCCTTTCCTCCCTGCAGAACAGCCAGTTCAGGATCTACTGCTCCGACTGCCATGCCCCGCACGGGTCCGAAGAGCGTTACATCCTGCAGGCCCAGAACGTCGATACCTTCCCCTCGGCCGCGACGTCCTACCCGCTCTGCTTCAAGTGCCATGACCAGCTGTACCTGCTCGACCCGATGAACGTGCCGCACTCCAATTCCGCGACCATGCACCAGTCGCACGTGCGCGACCATAGCGCGCCCTGCTCGGCGTGTCACGACCCGCACGGCGTGCCGAGTTCGCTCTCGGCCAACACCACCAACGGAGCCCACCTCGTCAACTTCGACACGAGGTACACGGGAGACGCCCCGGTCTACAACGCCCCGGCCCGGAGCTGCACCCTGGCCGGCACCTGTCACGCAACCGGTGGCACCAGGACCTATTAGTAAATAGCGACCACGCATCGCGCACCACAAGCCCGCCCGGCTCCAGCCCGGCGGGCTTTTTTATTTCGGCCTATCGGCCTTCGGCCTTCGGCCTGCGCCAAGGCTACGGCCAAGGACTTGGGCCGACAGGCGGTCCCTTGCCCTGACGTCCCCCCCTTTGCGAAGGGGGGACAGGGGGGATTTGCTTTCGCCCCCCCGTAGTCACAGCTGCCCAAAAGGGGGGCCTGCCCCCGTAGTCACAGCTGCCCAAAAAGGGGGGCCTGCCCCCCGTAGCCCCAAAGGGGCGAAGGGGGGTCAGTGAAAGGGCGGCCCCCCTTCCGTGTTATCCCGTGAAAACCCCGTCCCCCCCCCGCGACAAGGCGGCGCCTACCCCCTGGAAGTGCCTTTCCCCAATCTTTTTGCTTCACTCCCAATTAAAAAAAA contains these protein-coding regions:
- a CDS encoding cytochrome c3 family protein, whose amino-acid sequence is MRGITIKVIHALCAAALLLPGIATASSQGARIVNTPHNLSVSGGGGAHNVKATDEVRICVFCHTPHHAVSEGPLWSRKSNLSIYVPYASTTIKANPQQPKGPSRLCLSCHDGAVAIGVLNGDFTVSSLGKIPSDTNPALNANLGTDLSTSHPVSMTYGLSGELNDKGTLANKGISLSEDTYVECTSCHDPHNNQYGNFLVRDTSTEHDLLCRDCHNKTDWANADNTHRTGGARYGSSISTQVGADGCRNCHRPHSAERGVHLLKQPAPLSGEESNCLGSCHSGSSYNTVTGIDIATQISRTYSHKIQLYSGIHKEDETLPVSSDKKHVQCVDCHNPHRSGYQGSPLGDPNPAVTPASTAPYVNGPLRGVRGVDVNGNALGGDGSARYEYEVCFRCHLGASASSFKTASLSRPVRAFSTYDEGKRFATGNPSYHPVAYDTVGRTGRSLLSSLQNSQFRIYCSDCHAPHGSEERYILQAQNVDTFPSAATSYPLCFKCHDQLYLLDPMNVPHSNSATMHQSHVRDHSAPCSACHDPHGVPSSLSANTTNGAHLVNFDTRYTGDAPVYNAPARSCTLAGTCHATGGTRTY